One part of the Thermoanaerobacterium sp. CMT5567-10 genome encodes these proteins:
- a CDS encoding DUF1657 domain-containing protein, producing the protein MTVKSDIEKAVAAAQSALGTYAQFASATDDPAAKQMFQQMQQDMQRHVNMLNNRLNYINSNNKLNQQQQATQQVQNILSNKK; encoded by the coding sequence ATGACTGTAAAAAGTGATATTGAAAAAGCTGTTGCTGCAGCACAGTCGGCACTTGGTACTTACGCTCAGTTTGCCAGTGCAACAGATGATCCAGCAGCGAAACAGATGTTTCAGCAAATGCAACAAGATATGCAAAGGCATGTCAACATGCTTAATAACAGGTTAAACTATATAAATTCAAATAACAAGCTGAATCAACAGCAACAGGCAACACAGCAAGTTCAAAATATACTATCAAACAAAAAATAA
- a CDS encoding pro-sigmaK processing inhibitor BofA family protein yields the protein MNLSIEYNIIIAYVVGLFLLYILGWLLVVPRKFLLRLILNGIIGALVLFFINMAGKSFGIYVGINPITALIVGFLGIPGVILLIVLQYIV from the coding sequence ATGAATTTAAGCATTGAATATAATATAATCATAGCATACGTTGTTGGGCTCTTTTTATTGTACATATTAGGTTGGCTATTAGTTGTGCCGAGAAAATTTTTGTTAAGGCTTATATTAAATGGTATAATAGGAGCATTAGTTTTGTTTTTTATAAATATGGCCGGCAAATCATTTGGAATATACGTTGGTATAAATCCGATAACTGCGCTGATTGTCGGATTTTTAGGGATACCAGGAGTGATTTTGCTTATTGTATTGCAATATATTGTGTAG
- a CDS encoding DUF2508 family protein, which yields MGSLYNIFKEISATKEEKNNENDVLINEVQNTMRQLKDAEIYFQNVTDPDLIDQAIYNLESLRKKYTYLLKKAKENGVNFDNFSSLIS from the coding sequence ATGGGCTCACTATATAACATTTTTAAGGAAATTTCTGCTACAAAAGAAGAAAAAAATAACGAAAATGATGTTTTGATAAATGAAGTACAAAATACGATGAGGCAACTTAAGGATGCAGAAATATATTTTCAAAACGTCACAGATCCAGACTTGATAGATCAGGCAATATACAATCTTGAATCTCTTAGAAAAAAATACACATATTTATTGAAAAAAGCTAAAGAAAATGGAGTTAATTTTGACAATTTCAGTTCACTTATATCATAA
- a CDS encoding HD-GYP domain-containing protein, which yields MLLDYFKLLSALSLSLDILERRNFGHARKVAYVAIRLARNLNIKRDEEYKIFYSAFLHDIGKSDVYEDFYSNNTWVHSLRGSDMVKDMPRGHEFSDIIKYHHENWDGSGYFHINGNSIPFEAQIIYLADQFDVKYNTVSITMNEYRTRKHIEKWLNDKSGKSFNPIIVNALKDLMKQEKFWLDYEHYDTFDVLRPYISNETMIVDIDDLSKIARVFSNIIDNKSHFTYKHSKGISEVAYKAALISGYDEMTAKKVKIAGLLHDLGKLAIPNEILDKSDKLTEEEFMIIKSHTYYTKKILMEIGGIDDIAEWAANHHEKLDGSGYPEGLTGEDLDDISRLMAVCDMYQALTEDRPYRAGMSHIEAVNIIYKLVKLNKIDGRSLEIIKEVEL from the coding sequence TTGTTATTAGATTATTTTAAATTACTGTCAGCGTTATCGCTATCACTGGACATCCTTGAGAGAAGAAATTTTGGGCATGCTCGCAAAGTTGCATATGTTGCCATAAGATTGGCAAGAAATTTAAATATAAAAAGAGATGAAGAGTATAAAATATTTTATTCTGCTTTTCTCCATGACATAGGCAAAAGTGACGTATATGAAGATTTTTATTCAAACAACACATGGGTGCATTCATTGAGAGGAAGCGATATGGTAAAAGACATGCCTAGAGGACATGAATTTTCTGATATTATAAAGTATCATCACGAAAACTGGGATGGAAGCGGATACTTTCATATTAATGGAAATTCTATACCATTTGAAGCTCAGATAATATATTTGGCAGATCAATTTGATGTGAAATACAATACAGTGTCTATAACAATGAATGAATACAGGACAAGAAAACATATAGAAAAATGGTTAAATGATAAATCAGGGAAATCATTCAACCCAATAATTGTAAACGCATTAAAAGATCTAATGAAACAGGAAAAGTTCTGGCTCGATTATGAACATTATGACACGTTTGATGTTTTAAGACCTTATATATCCAATGAAACAATGATAGTTGACATAGATGATCTAAGCAAAATTGCACGGGTATTTTCGAATATAATTGATAACAAAAGCCACTTTACTTACAAGCATTCAAAAGGCATATCAGAAGTTGCATATAAAGCAGCTTTGATATCGGGGTATGACGAGATGACGGCAAAAAAGGTAAAGATCGCTGGACTGCTGCATGACTTAGGCAAATTGGCTATCCCAAATGAAATACTGGATAAATCTGATAAATTAACCGAAGAAGAATTTATGATAATAAAGTCCCATACATATTATACTAAGAAAATATTAATGGAAATAGGTGGCATTGATGATATAGCAGAGTGGGCTGCAAATCATCATGAAAAATTAGATGGTTCTGGATATCCTGAAGGACTTACTGGAGAAGACCTTGATGACATTTCAAGGCTTATGGCGGTATGCGATATGTACCAAGCTCTGACAGAAGATAGGCCGTATAGAGCCGGCATGTCCCATATTGAAGCTGTTAATATCATTTATAAACTTGTTAAATTAAATAAAATAGATGGAAGATCTCTTGAAATAATAAAAGAAGTTGAATTATAG
- the crcB gene encoding fluoride efflux transporter CrcB, which translates to MSNIFLVGLGGVFGAISRYEISRHIKENREFVVPIETFVVNVLGAFLLNVLSNPKIVHFFDNDVKLFIMTGFIGAFTTYSTFSHETIHLLRQKHYAHAFLYSASTVIVGLIGAYLGYYIGNLF; encoded by the coding sequence ATGTCAAATATTTTTTTAGTAGGTTTAGGAGGAGTTTTCGGTGCAATTTCAAGGTATGAGATATCTAGGCATATTAAGGAAAACAGAGAGTTTGTGGTGCCTATTGAAACATTTGTGGTCAATGTATTAGGTGCATTTCTCTTGAATGTTTTGTCAAACCCTAAGATTGTACATTTTTTTGATAATGATGTTAAGTTGTTTATTATGACAGGATTTATTGGAGCGTTTACCACTTATTCTACCTTTTCACATGAAACGATACACCTTCTTCGCCAAAAGCACTATGCACACGCTTTTTTATACTCTGCGTCCACCGTCATTGTTGGTCTTATCGGAGCTTATTTAGGATATTATATTGGAAATCTATTTTAA
- the crcB gene encoding fluoride efflux transporter CrcB, with protein MEYIYIGIGGFFGAILRYLISSYYQSILHTVFPIETFFINIFGSFLLSYISNLTLEEFKVNFNIRLAITTGFIGAFTTFSTFTKETMDLLRNGRIAVALIYVLLSIFIGFIMSFIGFELGDKTAKILKGREEN; from the coding sequence ATGGAATACATCTATATAGGAATTGGCGGTTTTTTCGGTGCAATTTTGAGATATTTGATTTCGAGCTATTATCAAAGTATATTGCATACAGTATTTCCAATTGAGACATTCTTTATAAATATTTTTGGCTCATTTTTATTAAGTTATATATCAAATTTAACGCTTGAAGAATTTAAGGTTAATTTTAATATTAGATTGGCAATTACGACTGGGTTCATCGGTGCCTTTACTACATTTTCAACATTCACTAAAGAAACAATGGATCTATTGAGGAATGGAAGAATTGCAGTAGCTTTGATATATGTATTGCTATCGATATTTATTGGATTTATCATGTCATTTATAGGGTTTGAATTGGGAGATAAAACAGCAAAAATATTAAAAGGACGTGAAGAAAATTGA
- a CDS encoding homoserine dehydrogenase → MEFKIGLLGFGTVGSGVYKIVTSRKQHIKQKTGFYPEIKKILVKHPDKPRNINGIDEILTIDANEILCDSEISAIIEVMGGVDPAYDYVKKALISKKHVITANKELMAKYGGELRKMADENGVFLKFEASVAGAIPVIHQIERLKITDEINFVGGIINGTTNYILTQIIEKGMKYDEALAAAQKRGYAESNPDYDIKGFDALYKLVILIKKAFDVDVSVNSIMRYGINEIKYDDIYYAGKWGYKIKPFAWAKYEKGNVYGSVEPILIEANNILASVGDVNNAVILRGDGFKELIFIGKGAGQMPTGDSVVADLIDILLNYGIKTNRTAKHISVFNGSFTDVFYIRLKLFYKFNIKNILKFFTDNGASFKESVYDGNTFAAVFKLFDNDINRFIESLENKKMSTIESLFKVLYNGNEEDIRHVNTIESEVI, encoded by the coding sequence ATGGAATTTAAGATTGGATTGCTGGGATTTGGAACAGTAGGAAGCGGAGTCTATAAAATAGTCACATCAAGAAAACAGCATATAAAACAAAAAACGGGGTTTTATCCTGAAATAAAAAAAATACTAGTGAAGCATCCTGATAAACCGAGAAATATTAATGGTATAGATGAAATACTAACAATTGATGCTAACGAAATCTTGTGTGATAGCGAAATAAGTGCAATAATTGAAGTAATGGGAGGAGTTGATCCTGCTTACGATTACGTGAAAAAGGCGTTAATTTCTAAGAAGCATGTTATTACTGCAAACAAAGAGTTGATGGCAAAATATGGAGGCGAGCTTAGAAAAATGGCAGATGAAAATGGTGTATTTTTGAAATTTGAGGCAAGTGTTGCTGGAGCAATACCTGTTATACATCAGATTGAGAGACTCAAAATAACCGATGAAATAAATTTTGTGGGAGGAATAATAAACGGTACGACAAACTACATATTGACACAGATAATAGAAAAGGGAATGAAATATGATGAAGCACTTGCAGCTGCTCAAAAGCGAGGGTATGCGGAAAGCAATCCGGATTACGATATAAAAGGATTCGATGCTCTGTATAAGCTTGTGATTCTCATAAAAAAAGCATTTGATGTTGATGTTTCTGTTAATTCAATAATGAGATATGGTATAAATGAAATAAAATATGATGATATATATTATGCCGGAAAATGGGGATATAAAATTAAACCATTTGCATGGGCTAAATACGAGAAAGGCAATGTCTATGGGAGTGTAGAGCCTATACTAATAGAAGCTAACAATATTTTAGCAAGTGTTGGCGATGTAAACAATGCTGTTATACTGAGAGGAGATGGTTTCAAAGAGCTTATTTTTATTGGAAAAGGTGCAGGACAAATGCCTACAGGGGATTCAGTTGTTGCAGATTTAATAGATATACTATTGAATTACGGCATAAAAACAAATCGTACGGCAAAACATATTTCAGTTTTTAACGGTAGTTTTACAGATGTATTTTATATAAGACTTAAACTCTTTTACAAGTTTAATATAAAAAATATTTTAAAATTTTTTACTGATAATGGTGCTTCGTTTAAAGAGTCTGTTTATGATGGCAATACTTTTGCGGCAGTTTTCAAGCTTTTTGATAATGATATAAACAGGTTTATAGAAAGTTTAGAAAATAAAAAAATGAGTACGATAGAGAGTCTCTTCAAGGTGTTGTATAACGGCAATGAAGAGGATATTAGACATGTTAACACAATAGAAAGTGAAGTTATATAA
- the recR gene encoding recombination mediator RecR, which translates to MNVYSRSLSRLIDELSRLPGIGRKTAQRLAFYILDMPKDDVINLSNAILEAKNNLKYCNKCYNFTDSDLCNICSDETRDSSTICVVSDPKDVVAMEKTREYRGLYHVLHGVISPMDGIGPEDIKIKELLERINNNDIKEIILATNPDIEGEATAMYIAKLIKPFGIKVTRIAHGVPVGGDLEYTDSVTLSRALEGRREM; encoded by the coding sequence ATGAATGTTTATTCGAGGTCATTGTCAAGGCTTATTGATGAATTATCAAGACTTCCAGGTATTGGACGAAAAACAGCACAAAGACTTGCATTTTACATCTTGGATATGCCAAAAGATGACGTTATTAATTTATCTAATGCTATATTGGAGGCAAAAAACAATTTAAAATACTGCAACAAGTGTTATAATTTCACTGATAGCGATTTATGCAATATCTGTAGCGATGAAACCAGAGATTCATCTACTATTTGTGTGGTATCTGATCCGAAAGATGTAGTAGCTATGGAGAAAACAAGGGAGTATCGTGGTTTATACCATGTGCTGCATGGTGTAATTTCACCCATGGACGGTATAGGACCAGAAGATATAAAGATAAAAGAATTGCTAGAAAGGATTAATAATAACGACATAAAAGAGATTATTTTAGCGACAAATCCCGATATAGAAGGCGAAGCGACTGCTATGTACATTGCAAAACTTATAAAACCTTTTGGCATAAAAGTGACGAGGATAGCACATGGTGTACCTGTTGGTGGTGACCTCGAATATACTGATTCTGTTACTTTATCGAGGGCATTGGAAGGTAGAAGGGAAATGTAA
- a CDS encoding YbaB/EbfC family nucleoid-associated protein: MAKGGFPGGFNMNNMIKQAQQMQEQMKKVQEELENKTVEESAGGGAVKVVANGRKELISIKIDPAVVDKDDVEMLEDLVLAAVNQALRSAEHMIAEEMGKITGGFNIPGLF, from the coding sequence ATGGCAAAAGGAGGATTTCCTGGCGGTTTTAACATGAACAACATGATAAAACAGGCGCAACAGATGCAAGAGCAAATGAAGAAAGTGCAGGAAGAGCTTGAAAACAAGACGGTTGAAGAGTCTGCAGGCGGTGGAGCTGTAAAGGTAGTAGCCAATGGAAGAAAAGAATTGATCAGTATAAAGATTGATCCTGCCGTTGTTGATAAGGACGATGTGGAGATGCTAGAAGACCTAGTCTTAGCAGCAGTAAATCAGGCTTTAAGAAGTGCTGAACACATGATTGCAGAGGAAATGGGAAAAATTACAGGAGGCTTTAATATACCAGGCTTATTTTGA
- the dnaX gene encoding DNA polymerase III subunit gamma/tau: MYQSLYRKYRPRNFSEVLGQNHIVRTLRNQIKTGRIGHAYLFCGTRGTGKTSVAKIFAKAVNCPNSVEGEPCNRCQICESANNNSLIDIIEIDAASNNSVDDVRELRDNIIYAPSICKYKVYIIDEVHMLSGSAFNALLKTLEEPPSHAIFILATTEPNKIPATILSRCQRFDFKRIPSRVISQNIEKIAKDSNISIENRAIAMIARHGNGSMRDAISILEQCVSYNDVLTYDDVCDILGTVNDDTLYTLVKSINDRNAKEVINQIDKLMLYGIDVSNLIKAMLSFLRDVVIYKTCGTESEEILETEINDKILKASEFDMSFLSNAIEKLIDLQGKIRYAQSPRILFEITVLKLINPEISPDIDSILDRIKKLESRLNNVKVAFNGENDDGIISKKDVVKSEKGVEDDKVAADEIKKEHIEITESADKSDKIDVNEVFNKVLNIIKKDRPMIFSFLSLGKPYLKDGNFMIEYPKEHEFYKDELNKVENKDYIKDVIKKFTGKDYIVNVVVKKNEDDELIEAVKKYFGDVEIID, translated from the coding sequence ATGTATCAGTCATTATACAGAAAATACAGACCTCGAAATTTTAGTGAGGTTTTAGGACAGAATCATATTGTTAGAACGTTAAGAAATCAGATAAAGACGGGAAGAATAGGACACGCTTATCTTTTTTGTGGGACTAGAGGCACAGGCAAAACCAGTGTTGCCAAGATTTTTGCAAAAGCAGTCAATTGTCCTAACAGTGTAGAAGGTGAGCCTTGCAATAGATGCCAAATATGTGAATCTGCAAACAACAATTCCCTTATAGATATAATAGAGATAGATGCAGCCTCAAATAACAGCGTTGATGATGTAAGAGAACTTAGAGACAATATAATATATGCACCATCTATATGTAAGTACAAAGTGTATATTATCGATGAGGTTCATATGCTATCAGGAAGTGCTTTTAATGCGCTTTTAAAAACGTTGGAGGAGCCGCCATCACATGCTATATTTATATTAGCTACTACAGAGCCAAACAAAATACCTGCAACTATTTTGTCAAGGTGTCAGAGATTTGATTTTAAAAGGATACCATCAAGAGTCATTTCACAAAATATAGAGAAGATTGCAAAAGACAGCAACATAAGCATAGAAAATAGAGCTATTGCGATGATTGCCCGTCATGGAAATGGCTCTATGAGAGATGCCATAAGCATACTTGAACAGTGTGTGTCATACAATGATGTTTTAACGTATGATGATGTATGTGACATTCTTGGTACTGTAAATGATGATACATTATACACTCTTGTAAAAAGCATAAATGATAGAAATGCAAAGGAAGTCATAAATCAGATAGATAAATTGATGCTTTATGGCATAGATGTAAGCAATTTGATCAAAGCGATGCTTTCATTTTTGAGGGACGTTGTTATTTACAAAACATGCGGTACAGAGTCCGAAGAAATATTAGAAACAGAGATAAACGATAAAATATTGAAGGCGTCGGAATTTGATATGTCGTTTTTGTCTAATGCCATAGAAAAATTGATAGATTTACAAGGGAAAATTAGATACGCGCAATCACCAAGAATATTATTTGAAATAACAGTATTGAAGCTTATAAATCCTGAAATATCACCTGATATAGACAGCATTTTAGATAGGATTAAGAAACTGGAAAGTAGATTGAATAACGTTAAAGTAGCATTTAATGGAGAAAATGATGATGGTATTATATCGAAAAAAGATGTAGTAAAATCCGAAAAGGGTGTTGAAGATGATAAAGTTGCTGCAGATGAAATAAAAAAAGAGCACATAGAAATTACTGAGAGTGCAGATAAAAGCGATAAAATCGATGTAAATGAAGTCTTTAATAAAGTATTGAATATAATAAAAAAAGATAGACCTATGATTTTTTCTTTTTTGAGTTTAGGCAAACCGTATTTGAAAGACGGTAATTTTATGATAGAATATCCAAAGGAGCATGAATTCTACAAAGATGAACTGAATAAAGTTGAAAATAAAGATTATATTAAAGATGTTATTAAGAAATTCACTGGAAAAGATTATATAGTGAACGTAGTAGTCAAAAAAAATGAAGATGACGAGTTGATTGAAGCGGTAAAAAAATATTTTGGCGATGTAGAAATTATAGATTAA
- a CDS encoding HD domain-containing phosphohydrolase, translating to MFKSYRSRLFAIIFGVSLFVYLLSFVHIIKGIGNNIITSILILLISVFIAMRESKYMSYPLEKLNECVKRITNGEYDYNIDIDVTEEFAELSKNFNKMSSKLKSNYEELKKESQELIKKNNELQDLYMELEASYEQMEAVTNELEASESRYRTLVDNMSDILWFTDKEYNIEFINNRSLKFLDYLPDEMIGKKIFEYIDDDDKKLMEDLMTRKINMAEIKFKKRDGSTILTETRVKTVKNSEGELLGIQGLSRDITDYCTAKKEILERNRQILAIGNVTQLLTKNLAPRDILYSIAEKISTILSSPLCTIRTVNESGNLELMVAAGELKDMPLLKELSLTTDENVKLLVSKEITILDANKFPADYVLLKRLKQLNVKNIISVPLISKDKAVGTLNILTTSRLANDISLLRSVADSVSIAIENANLYDNLRNWYLRTIDALAYAVEAKDRYTKGHSLRVSKYAAIIGESMGLPKDEIEKLKIAGILHDIGKIGISDKILTKPGKLTKEEYDKIKQHPSISKKILEPIGLSKDIIDGIEKHHERYDGKGYPFGLDDDNIPLIAAILCVADSFDAMTSDRSYRKGMPFDEAVNELLKYKGTQFNPRVVDSVISIYMRDRKKIERIKREIEIAN from the coding sequence ATGTTTAAAAGTTATCGCAGCCGATTGTTTGCAATAATATTCGGAGTTTCGCTTTTTGTGTACCTTCTTTCATTTGTACACATTATAAAAGGGATTGGAAATAACATAATTACATCTATTTTAATTTTGCTTATTTCAGTTTTTATAGCAATGAGAGAATCGAAATACATGTCATATCCTCTGGAAAAATTAAATGAATGTGTTAAAAGAATTACAAATGGTGAATACGATTATAATATTGACATAGATGTAACAGAAGAATTTGCAGAGTTATCAAAAAATTTTAACAAAATGTCTTCTAAGTTAAAGTCGAATTATGAAGAGCTAAAAAAAGAATCTCAGGAGTTAATTAAAAAGAATAATGAATTGCAAGACCTTTATATGGAGCTTGAAGCGTCATATGAGCAGATGGAGGCTGTTACAAATGAACTTGAAGCATCAGAATCAAGGTATAGAACATTGGTTGATAATATGTCGGATATTCTTTGGTTTACCGACAAAGAGTACAATATAGAGTTTATAAATAACAGATCTTTAAAATTTTTAGATTATTTACCTGATGAAATGATAGGTAAAAAAATTTTTGAATACATTGATGATGATGATAAAAAATTAATGGAAGATTTAATGACCAGAAAAATAAATATGGCAGAAATAAAATTCAAAAAAAGAGACGGCTCAACAATTTTGACTGAGACTAGAGTTAAGACAGTGAAAAATAGTGAGGGTGAATTGCTAGGAATTCAAGGATTGTCCAGAGATATAACCGATTATTGCACTGCAAAAAAAGAGATACTGGAGAGAAATAGGCAAATTCTTGCTATAGGAAATGTGACACAATTGTTGACTAAAAATTTAGCGCCCCGTGATATACTTTATTCTATAGCAGAAAAAATATCAACAATATTGTCTTCTCCATTGTGTACCATAAGAACTGTCAATGAATCAGGGAATTTGGAGCTTATGGTGGCAGCAGGGGAATTAAAAGATATGCCTCTTCTAAAAGAGCTTTCTTTGACAACTGATGAAAATGTTAAGCTTCTTGTATCAAAGGAAATTACGATTTTAGATGCGAATAAATTTCCAGCAGATTACGTTTTGTTAAAAAGACTTAAACAATTAAATGTCAAGAATATAATTTCTGTTCCGCTAATATCGAAAGACAAGGCTGTAGGAACATTAAATATATTAACTACATCAAGATTAGCGAATGATATAAGCTTATTGCGATCTGTTGCTGATAGTGTATCTATTGCTATAGAAAATGCCAATCTCTACGATAATTTAAGAAATTGGTATCTAAGAACAATTGATGCATTGGCATATGCGGTTGAAGCAAAAGACAGATATACTAAAGGCCATTCTTTGAGAGTTTCAAAATATGCAGCAATTATAGGTGAAAGCATGGGGCTTCCAAAGGATGAAATAGAGAAGTTAAAAATTGCTGGCATATTACATGATATAGGTAAAATTGGAATATCAGATAAAATACTCACAAAACCTGGAAAACTTACAAAAGAAGAATATGATAAGATTAAACAGCATCCTAGTATATCGAAGAAAATTTTGGAACCTATAGGGCTGTCGAAAGATATAATAGATGGAATAGAAAAACACCATGAAAGGTACGACGGAAAAGGCTATCCATTTGGGCTTGATGATGATAACATACCATTGATTGCTGCAATACTGTGTGTTGCAGATTCATTTGATGCAATGACATCTGATAGATCATACAGAAAAGGGATGCCTTTTGACGAAGCCGTAAATGAATTATTAAAGTATAAAGGAACGCAATTCAATCCGCGGGTGGTAGATAGTGTGATATCTATTTATATGAGAGACAGAAAAAAGATTGAAAGAATCAAAAGAGAAATTGAGATAGCTAACTAA
- a CDS encoding IS1634 family transposase yields the protein MYLKKSKRSSGRIYLSIADGYRDKERGHTRTVTIKSLGYLDELQKQYDDPIAFFEQKVKELNEQKAMKKAPIALNFSPNERLLVNTDNRKNFGYAAFSKIYHELELDKFLKNRQRHSKEEYDANAIMKLLVFSRLLYPASKKKTYENRDIFFERSDFSLDDIYRCLSFFNKHSDALQLWVHEHIKSLYERNTNLVYYDVTNYYFEIDEQDELRKKGVSKEHRPDPIVQMGLFMDTNGIPITYKLFPGNALDKTTLMPMLRKIQHDYSLGRIIVVADKGIITGDNIWYTLSAGNGYVFSYSVRCADKEFKKYVLDENGYTYRGDSFKIKSRLYPREILVTTTKGKKMKKVVDEKQVIFYSEEYALKAKYERAATIEKAKDLIKNPAKYNKATSYGASKYVKNLIFDEETGEILESAHQHLAFDEEKLKEEERFDGYYAIVTSEYKESDDKIIEMYRGLWKIEESFKITKSDIESRPVYLSLKEHIDAHFLICFISLVIVRILEYRLNGKYSVSAILESLAKASCSYIQENYYLFDFNNDVLEDIGKELGIDFGKKIMTLGEIKKILGEVKK from the coding sequence GTGTATTTAAAGAAAAGCAAACGTAGTTCCGGAAGAATATACTTATCTATTGCAGATGGATATCGCGATAAAGAAAGAGGGCATACAAGGACTGTTACTATTAAATCCCTTGGATACCTCGATGAACTTCAAAAACAATACGATGATCCTATCGCTTTTTTTGAACAAAAGGTTAAAGAATTGAATGAACAAAAAGCCATGAAAAAGGCTCCAATTGCTCTTAATTTTTCTCCTAATGAAAGACTTTTGGTTAATACGGATAACCGTAAAAACTTTGGCTATGCTGCATTTAGTAAGATTTATCATGAGCTTGAATTGGATAAATTTTTGAAAAACAGGCAGCGTCATTCAAAAGAAGAGTATGATGCTAATGCTATTATGAAACTTCTCGTATTTTCACGCTTATTGTATCCTGCTTCAAAGAAAAAGACTTATGAGAATAGAGATATATTCTTTGAGAGGTCTGATTTTTCTTTGGATGATATCTACAGATGTTTATCTTTTTTCAATAAGCATAGTGATGCTTTGCAACTTTGGGTTCATGAGCATATTAAGTCTTTATATGAACGAAATACTAATCTAGTTTATTACGATGTTACCAATTATTATTTTGAAATTGATGAACAAGATGAATTGCGTAAAAAAGGCGTTTCTAAAGAACATAGACCAGATCCAATTGTGCAGATGGGATTATTTATGGACACCAATGGTATACCTATTACATATAAACTTTTTCCTGGTAATGCTCTAGATAAAACTACACTTATGCCTATGTTAAGGAAAATACAACATGATTATTCTTTGGGAAGAATTATTGTAGTTGCTGATAAAGGCATCATTACTGGCGATAACATTTGGTATACTTTATCTGCTGGTAATGGTTATGTATTTAGCTATTCTGTTCGTTGTGCGGATAAGGAATTTAAGAAATATGTCCTTGACGAAAATGGATATACATACAGAGGAGATAGCTTCAAGATAAAATCCAGACTTTATCCAAGAGAAATATTAGTAACCACCACTAAAGGCAAAAAAATGAAAAAGGTAGTTGATGAAAAACAGGTTATTTTCTATAGTGAAGAGTATGCCTTAAAAGCAAAATATGAACGAGCTGCTACAATAGAGAAAGCAAAAGACCTAATTAAAAATCCAGCAAAATACAATAAAGCTACATCTTACGGTGCTTCCAAATATGTAAAGAATCTCATTTTTGATGAAGAAACTGGCGAAATATTAGAAAGTGCTCATCAACACTTAGCATTTGATGAGGAAAAACTAAAAGAAGAAGAAAGATTTGATGGATACTATGCAATAGTTACTAGCGAATACAAAGAATCTGATGATAAAATTATTGAAATGTACCGTGGCCTTTGGAAAATAGAAGAATCTTTTAAAATAACTAAAAGTGATATCGAAAGCAGACCGGTGTATTTATCACTAAAAGAGCATATTGATGCTCATTTTCTGATATGCTTTATATCACTTGTAATTGTGAGGATACTTGAATATAGATTAAATGGAAAATATTCTGTTTCAGCTATACTTGAGAGTCTAGCAAAAGCATCCTGCAGTTACATACAAGAAAATTATTACCTGTTTGATTTTAATAATGATGTTCTTGAAGATATAGGTAAAGAATTAGGTATTGATTTTGGGAAAAAGATTATGACATTAGGAGAGATTAAAAAAATTTTAGGAGAAGTAAAAAAATGA